A genomic stretch from Alphaproteobacteria bacterium includes:
- the htpX gene encoding zinc metalloprotease HtpX, with translation MARTFLLLAGLTALFVGIGFLIGGTSGMIIALVIALAMNFFSYWYSDKLVLNMYNAKAVTPQESPELYSMIKELVMRAQLPMPKLYLIHEDQPNAFATGRNPENAAIAVTTGLLNALRPDEVKGVIAHELAHVKNRDTLIMTITAGIAGAISMLGHVALFTSHSNDSNNKTNIFGTILIVILGPIAAMLVQMAISRSREYEADRLGALICGHPLWLASALEKMQNAAQHIESPKAENNPATAHMFIINPLSGHLMDNLFSTHPNTLNRIMRLKKMAGSNPWS, from the coding sequence ATGGCACGCACTTTTCTACTCCTAGCAGGACTTACGGCTCTTTTTGTAGGTATAGGCTTTTTAATTGGTGGCACAAGCGGCATGATTATTGCGCTTGTTATTGCTTTAGCGATGAACTTCTTTTCTTATTGGTATTCCGATAAACTTGTTTTAAATATGTATAACGCGAAAGCTGTAACGCCTCAAGAATCGCCTGAACTATATAGTATGATTAAAGAGCTTGTCATGCGCGCGCAATTGCCTATGCCTAAGCTTTACCTCATTCATGAAGATCAGCCCAACGCATTTGCAACGGGTAGAAATCCAGAAAATGCTGCCATTGCTGTTACAACCGGTTTATTAAATGCTTTAAGACCTGACGAGGTTAAAGGTGTTATTGCTCATGAACTCGCGCATGTCAAAAATAGAGATACGCTTATCATGACAATTACTGCAGGTATTGCAGGCGCCATTTCAATGTTAGGTCATGTGGCACTTTTTACATCACATAGCAACGATAGCAATAACAAAACAAATATATTTGGTACAATTCTTATCGTTATTTTAGGCCCTATTGCTGCCATGCTCGTTCAAATGGCTATTTCCAGATCACGTGAATATGAGGCTGATCGATTGGGTGCACTTATTTGTGGACATCCTTTGTGGCTTGCAAGTGCGCTTGAAAAAATGCAAAACGCGGCACAGCATATTGAAAGTCCCAAGGCAGAAAATAATCCTGCAACAGCACATATGTTTATCATCAATCCTCTAAGCGGACATTTAATGGATAATTTATTTTCAACACACCCAAACACCCTTAATCGCATTATGCGTCTTAAAAAAATGGCAGGATCTAACCCATGGTCGTAA